The Opisthocomus hoazin isolate bOpiHoa1 chromosome 22, bOpiHoa1.hap1, whole genome shotgun sequence genomic sequence TCCCTGTGACCTCCAGGCAGCCCCTGGAGTAGGAACATTTGTTATGACCATTTTGTCTCTTAATTAAAATGCCTTAATTGATTTTTAATAGTTCCccttcagaaaaaagaaacaaagcaaaccaaattAAATAATAACTCCATTAAGGCCATTTTGTTAGGAAGCGAAACAGCTCCAATATTCACGATGTTCCTGGCTCCTCTCAGATGGTGGGTAGCTGCCAGTCTCCAGCAAAAGGAAATAGCCTGGGATGTGAACACGGGCACTGGCAGCCAGTTGGTGGGTGAGatggggagaaagggaagggagTGTCCTCTGGTGTCGTGCCAGGGCTTGGGTATGGAAGTTAAATGGGACAGGCAAGCCACAGAAAGGAGGATAACAAGTGATAGTGATAAAATAATGCTAAACAATCCGGAAGGTAGAAAAACCCAGACGAAGAGCGAGCAGCCACTGAAAGTGTGCCCAGCCCTCGCTCTGTTTCCTTCACCAACCTTGCTCTCCTGGCAGTAAGGTTTGCTCTGGGGCCAAATGCAGCGCGTGTGTCTGAGGGCTGCTGCTGTGTGTGGGTCAGGCTCTGTCGAAGTGGCTGGGGCTGTGCACCTGCCCAGGGCCCTGCCTGTTCCCCCACTCTGTTTCCCACTGTGTCGGCTGGGCAGGGTGGCTTTGAGGTCCTCTCTCCTGCCTAGAAGTTGGGGCTCCCCTTTTGTCTTGGGGGTTACCTTTCCAGGGCTCGGGGCAGCTGTGTTGTGGAGGTCTGAGATCACCCTTACGCAAACCCTCACCCCAGCAAATCCACCCTCTTGTCCCTCCTGCTGCTTAAAGCTGCCCTCCTACCCTCTTAGCGGTAGCTATATGGTTGCTCTTGTCACGGTGTCTGAGCCCAACGACTGCATTTACAGGCATCAGTGGCATAAATCGGCCAGCGGAGTGAGATAAGTTAGGCAAGCCAACAGACATGGAGAGGGCAGGAGAAAGCAAGTGTGCAGGCAGGGACGGTCTACCGCAGGCAGCTCTTCTGCCGGGCCTCCGCAGGGGGCCGGGTGTGCAGCCGGCTGGGCAGATTCCTAGGAGCAGCTCCCATGGGAGAATGACAACCCTTGCTCTGAGGAGCAATGAAAGAACAAGCAGCCATTTATTATTCATTGCAATGAAATTGCTGCCATCTTTACCATCTTGCCACCATTATTTTACGCTATTTGTTTAAGGAACTAGCTGAAATGCAGGTGCTCTGCCCAGAAAGCATTCTCCATTCCCAAGGACAGGCTGTCCTTAAACATTTGGCTTGCGGGGCATTGATCTGAGGGAATTCTACCAGCTCCCGGTCAGCAGTGCTCCCGTCTCATCTGGCACAAACCCAGACCAACTCGCTCCTCGAGGAGGTTGAGAAGGTGCCCAGCAGTCTGCCTCTAATTCCCAGCTTCGTTTGCGCCCTGTGCCTCCCTCCATCAGAGGCAGGACATTATTCCCTCTCTCTCCAGGTCAGAGAGAACACGATGCTCTGCAGATCACCCTGTTTGGGCAGAGTGATGACACTTGCTCACTTTTGATCAAGTGTGCAGTGGAAATTGGGTCCTCCCCACAGTGCTGGAGGGAGGGGGCATGCAAGGGGTCACGTCCACCCCTCTCCAGCGATGCTGAGACACGAAGGCTGAGAAGGAGCCAGTAACAGAGCTGGCTTTTCTCCTGCTGTGTTTGGACTGAGTGAAAACGCCACTGTGACAACACTCTGCCATTACAACAGCACCAAACGCCAGCCACGAGTTCCAGACTGAGTCAGCTCTGGCTCATCAGCTGGGCTCCCAGCTCCCAAAGCCATGTTCACGCAGATGTTAGAGCACCATGTGGCAGGAGGCTCACTGGCGCCGTGGCTTTGGCTCTCGGGTCTCTCCGTGCCCGGATGCTCAGcaacagctctgcaggaggcTTGTTCACAGCTCGGCAGTTTGCCTCCAAACGCACGTCCCTGCAGGAGCTCCCTCCTCTGCAAAGCCAGCGGATGCCTGGGTGTCACCGACACCGAGGGGACAGACAGGTCCTTTTAGGGATCCTTGGCAGAATGATGACAGCACTAAATCGTTGTCACAATTAAAGCTTTCTTTTCTCAACAGCATATTATGGTCGGTGTAGCACAGAATTTGTGATTAGAATGGTACAGGATTTCTGCAAGGAGAATCTATGTAGTGCAATCTATAAGTAGTGTGATACAGAATTTATAATACAGCTTAATTTATTATTTCTAATCACCTAGACTCTAACTTAACTTATGATTTCTAATCACCTAaataatacagaatttaaaatataaCTTAACATATAATTTCTAACCACCTGGGCCCTCTACAGATCGGGTCAAATCTTCATACAGGGTTTGCTGTATCAAGATAACAATCATAATCTAGACTCAAATATCACATAAAAGAAGATGAGCCACTCACTCAATCCTTGGAGGAAGCAGAGGACAGTGGGGGCATTCCTGGCCACGCCGGGTCACGGGTCTCACTCTCCAGCTGTTCACCACTGAGGACCTGTAACCGCTTGATTTTATGGACAGTGCTCTGTGTGCTGTTACATTTCCCTGCTCTGTGATGGGGTCATCACCACCAGCGGGCTGGCGGGTGCCTGGGACCTTCAAGGCCAGCAAGGGAGGGAGCAGTCAGCCTGGCGCCCAGGAACcttgagcctggcagggaggggaagaagaaaactgTTTGGTTTGTCTGCTTGGTTTGCAGGACCTTCAGGGCCTGATAATGCAGGAAAGGGAACTAATACGTGACCCACTCGGTTGCAGAGAATGGCTGCTTGCCCCATAACATTGCATCAGTTATGCTAACCACATTACCAGGGGTCAGGAGCAGGGGGTACTGGTCCACTGTGTTGAGCTGGGTGGTGGCATCATGAGCAGGAGCAGTGCGGAGACTCATGCAGAGACAGAGTCACGAATATTTTCACCTAGAGAGATGAGaaataagaaactgaaaaaaaaaacggTGCACAATCCAGAAAGACATTTTTATGGGGAGGTGGACAGGAACAGCTTCAATTTGAGTGTCTTGTTGTTTTAGTCCTTTCCTAGTTCTTACAGAGTCAGGGCTCAGGGCATTTTTGCAGGCAAGTATATCTCATCAAAGATGACTGACACCATCATCAATTTCTTCTGTCAGCCCCAAACTTTTGGCTTGTTTGAAATGAATCCCCTATTTTGCAAAGCCTAGCCTGAAGAAGCAGGAGAGGCAGCATGCAAGGGGCTCCATGAGCAGATCTTTTCAGGACCTACCAGGCTGGCCCTGGCTGGTTGAGGGGTTTTTCCCTGTTCAATTCAAATAAACAGAATCTCAGCAACTTGTGTGAAAAGTTGCATTTTTTCCTGACCTTTCCTTGGGGAACCGGCAACAGATCATAGGCTCTAACAGGGGGTGTAAGAGAGCTGAAAGGCCATTCAGGGCGAGGAAGGGTGGGGGgtaagggagaaggaaagaggatgccactgctgctgctgttcagcccAGAATGCCCTGTGGGACATGCCCTTTGAGTCTCAGTGCTTGCAGATGCTCTGCTGTCTCCCGTGCTCTCACTTCCGCTGTGTCTGTGTTCCagatctccttctcctcctgacGGGAAGTCTCAGGCCAGACATGGGACCATTGGAGGGAGCCAACAGCACCCTCACCGTGGAGAAGACAGCATTAGACGAGAAGCTGCCACAGGGCTGGCATGCCGAGGACTTTGTCACTCCTAGCCAGGATCTCTCTGGGTCCCGCAGTGTTATGATGGACAGCACCAAGATCCTAGGGGTCCAGGTCGTTCTAATTGCCGCCTACTCCCTCATCATTCTGCTGGGATTCATTGGCAACTCCTTGGTCATCTACATCATAGTGAAGTACAAGACCATGAGGACCGTCACCAATTTCTTCATAGCTAACCTGGCCCTGGCAGATCTGATGGTGGACACGCTCTGTCTGCCTTTCACCCTAGTGTACACATTGCTGGACGAGTGGAAGTTTGGAGCTGTTCTTTGTCATCTGGTCCCTTACGCTCAAGCTCTGAGTGTCCATGTGTCCACCCTCACCCTAACTGTGATTGCCCTGGATAGGTACCGGTGTATTGTTTTCCACCTGGACAGCAGGATTTCCAAGACGCTCAGCTTCACCATCATAGCTGTCATGTGGCTAGCAGCAGCTGTCCTAGCAGGTCCTCTGGCCATCTTCAGAGAGTACCGGTATGAGGAAATCCCATCCATCAACCTCAAAATGGCTGTCTGCTCAGAAAAATGGCCCTCTGGTAACAACAGAGATGCCACTATCTACAGCCTGTCCATGCTGCTCCTGCAGTATGTTCTTCCTCTTGCAATTATTTGTTACGCCTACACCAGGATCTGGTTCAAGCTGAAAAACCATGTCAGTCCCACTGCTAGGAATGAAAACCAGTGCCGGAGGAGGAAGACAACCAAAATGTTAGTGATGGTAGTTGTGGTATTTGCAGTCTGTTGGCTCCCCTTCCACATATTCCAGCTTGCCATTGATCTTGATCTGGTTCTTATCTTCCACGAGTACAAACTCCTGTACACTGTCTTCCATGTCGGGGCCATGTGCTCTACATTTGTCAACCCCCTGCTCTACGGATGGATGAACAAGAACTACCGGAATGGCTTCCTTATGTTCTTCCGTTGCCAGAACAAGCCAGAAAGCATCCACACTGAAGGCTCAGTTAGAGGGAGGTCATACATCTTCAGGGCCAACACCCTAAATGGGAGCATCAAACAGACTCCTGGCAATGGACCACTGCCCGCAGAGGTTTAGGGATGGGAAGTCCATCTGTGGGACTGAGGCTGACTGAGCACAGAGTTATTCTTGGGTGAACGCCTTTTGTGCTGGAACATTGTGTTGCGAAAATGTTATAGCTACCACAGCCACATAGAAATGCCCCCTGTATCTCTCAGATCAATAAATCTGGTGTATTTCTGTCTGACCAAACaaatcattttttcctttctctgcatgCAAGTTATGCATGCAGAAGCATGAAAAATTACACACAGAGGCTTTCATTTAGCCAGCAAAATATGACCTTTTTGCTATTTTCATTTGCCAAAGTGGGTTGCTCAACCTTTTACTCCCTGACATATTACACATTACAAACGGAGAACCTTTACTGTGTGTGCTTGTTCATCTGCATGTTTCCTACCCAAAAGCCTTAATGATCCATCTTTAGCTAATGCCTCCAAGGGGAGGGGGACCTACATTCTTCTGCAAACATGGGCTGGCTGGGGCCATCACTCTGCAGTCCTGGGAAGGGAGCGGGCTGGTGCAGGTTGAAACTGGGCAATCCATGATCTCTTGCCCAGTGTTTGCATGAATTTGCATTTGCGACCCACAGGATAAGGTCTCATCCTCGGAAATCCCAGGAGGTGGCAGTGACACAGCTTACTACAGTTTCCTGTACAAGTGCCAAAGCAAGGCTTTGGGGACACCTCATTAGCCAGGGAGCTTGTGAGCCAGTGCCCTGGACTTagtgaggaggagagcaggtgGAGAAGCCTACAGGACAGGAATGAGCTGGGGCAGCTGATCGAGAGGACTGAAGCTGAACCTAGGGGACTGGTAAAGATAATTTCCTCCAGACCCTAAGATGTGGCTCCCACCGTGCAATAACTTGATGGGTGCCAGCATGACCAGAGAGGTAGAACTGCCAACGACACCATTCTCCAAGGCACTCAGAGGGTTTTCAAGCTTTAATCTCTCTGGGGTTGGAGATATTATGGGTGCTTCAGTTCAGAAGACAGATGTAACCTGCTTGCATAGTTGTCACAGATGTGGTGTCCTCTGGCAGAAGAAGACACGGAAACAAAGGAAGATGTATTCTTTCAAACCAAACTATATGTTCTCCTCCCTAAGCCTCTGTCAGCTGGGGAGCATATTTTTAGCTCTGCCATCAAAGGAGCCTTGATTGCTACTGTGATCTCAGCAGCTCGGCATTGGTGTCATCTCTAGAAGCCAGTGTTCATCAGATTGGAAAGTAACTCCCAGATGCAGGGAAGAGACTCAACAGACCGCTTCATTAtagataaaaaggaaagaaaaactttgATTTTTAGGTCTTCACTGGAGCAAGGACAAGAGGTAAGAGGACTTGCAGTACTGAGTACACCAGCCTGGAtcaggctgctgggctgtcaCGGCTGGAGTCCTCAAGAGCAGAATTATCAAAAGGCTTATTTGAAAATCTGactctcctgcctcctccccagcttGACCTGCCTCTGGCCCTTGTTCTCCAGCTCACCTTCCGACTGCCGCATTACATTTTAATGTCTCTGTTCATTTCTGTTCTCTGATCCTCTGCTCCGTTTTCCTAAATAGGTACAAGAAAGTGGTCCTTGGTTGCTTCCCCAGAGACaccactgccaggcaggggctgtAGACCACACTTGGAGACACGGGCACACTGATGCCCAACAACCTCCCCAGCACCTGATCCTGCAGATCACagcccatttttcttttcagggagCTTCAAGATCTATGAAGATCCTGTCAGGAGTCACTGATGTTCCAGTAAAAGGGTCATCTGCTTCCTGACAGGCCAAGACACGACAGGAGAACCAAGACACAAGTAAACCTTCCCCATGTGAAGTGCCGTGGCATGGCAGTGCGAGTTTGCTGTTTCATCCTGCTGGAAGGAGGAGGATATTCTCCTCCACAGCACTGGTAAATTCTGTCCCTACCTTATGAGCTGGTCATTGCTACAATCCCTCCTCCTGAGGAACTCTCCCCATGTTTCCATCAAC encodes the following:
- the LOC104326893 gene encoding neuropeptide Y receptor type 2; this translates as MGPLEGANSTLTVEKTALDEKLPQGWHAEDFVTPSQDLSGSRSVMMDSTKILGVQVVLIAAYSLIILLGFIGNSLVIYIIVKYKTMRTVTNFFIANLALADLMVDTLCLPFTLVYTLLDEWKFGAVLCHLVPYAQALSVHVSTLTLTVIALDRYRCIVFHLDSRISKTLSFTIIAVMWLAAAVLAGPLAIFREYRYEEIPSINLKMAVCSEKWPSGNNRDATIYSLSMLLLQYVLPLAIICYAYTRIWFKLKNHVSPTARNENQCRRRKTTKMLVMVVVVFAVCWLPFHIFQLAIDLDLVLIFHEYKLLYTVFHVGAMCSTFVNPLLYGWMNKNYRNGFLMFFRCQNKPESIHTEGSVRGRSYIFRANTLNGSIKQTPGNGPLPAEV